From Acipenser ruthenus chromosome 23, fAciRut3.2 maternal haplotype, whole genome shotgun sequence, the proteins below share one genomic window:
- the LOC117964549 gene encoding platelet-activating factor receptor-like, which translates to MMKNVTMAVNDSVCTVDSEFRYTLFTVFYSIVFVVGLLANCYVLWVFARIYRIKKMSEIKIYMINLTVADLLFIMTLPLWIIYYNQNGDWTLNLLFCNLSGFLFFVNTYCSIAFLAVISFNRYQAVTKPMETAQSSLRRRGVVVSVVIWVIIGASASPYLFMDGLNKDNNMMRCFEGYKPEHTWVAITHLLIVACFFLVFILILVFNLLIIRTLLSQPVQQQGSRKGGPKQRALRMVFAVLAVFVICFVPHHFINGPWTMAVLRLWRRGDCHLLQTLNDAHQVTLCLVGLNCILDPITYCFATTMFQRYLTVRIQQIRSKADI; encoded by the coding sequence ATGATGAAAAATGTAACAATGGCAGTTAATGACAGTGTGTGTACTGTGGACTCCGAGTTCAGATACACCCTCTTCACAGTGTTCTACAGCATAGTCTTCGTTGTGGGGTTGCTGGCCAACTGCTACGTGCTCTGGGTCTTTGCACGAATTTATAGAATTAAGAAAATGAGTGAGATCAAGATCTATATGATCAACTTGACTGTAGCTGACCTTCTCTTCATTATGACTCTACCACTGTGGATTATCTATTACAACCAGAACGGGGACTGGACCCTAAACCTGCTCTTCTGCAATCTATCTGGCTTCCTGTTCTTTGTCAACACCTACTGCTCCATAGCCTTCTTAGCAGTGATCAGCTTCAACCGTTACCAGGCTGTGACCAAACCCATGGAGACTGCTCAATCAAGCCTGAGGAGGCGTGGGGTGGTGGTCTCAGTGGTCATCTGGGTCATCATTGGGGCTAGTGCAAGCCCATATCTCTTCATGGATGGACTGAACAAAGACAACAACATGATGCGTTGCTTTGAGGGCTACAAACCCGAACACACATGGGTGGCCATTACCCATTTACTCATTGTTGCTTGCTTCTTCCTGGTTTTCATCCTCATTCTTGTGTTCAACCTGCTGATCATAAGAACCCTCCTCTCCCAGCCAGTGCAACAGCAAGGTTCCAGGAAGGGGGGACCCAAACAGCGAGCCCTGCGGATGGTGTTTGCCGTGCTGGCGGTTTTTGTCATCTGCTTTGTCCCCCACCACTTCATCAATGGTCCCTGGACCATGGCGGTCTTGAGACTCTGGAGGAGAGGGGACTGTCATCTCCTGCAGACCCTTAACGATGCCCATCAGGTCACCCTCTGCCTGGTGGGCCTCAACTGCATCCTCGACCCCATCACCTACTGTTTCGCCACCACGATGTTCCAACGTTACCTCACAGTGAGGATTCAGCAGATTAGGAGTAAGGCTGATATTTAA
- the LOC117413175 gene encoding platelet-activating factor receptor-like: MENLTMAVNDSVCTVDSEFRYTLFTVFYSLVFIVGLVANCYVLWLFTHVYKMKRMSAIKIYMINLTVADLLFIMTLPLWIIYYNQNGDWTLNPFLCNLSGSLFFVNTYCSIAFLAVISFNRYQAVTKPLETAQSSLRRCGVMISVVIWVIIGASASPYLFMDGLNKVNNKTRCFEGYKPEDTNSNRVVAITHLLIVACFFLVFILILVCNLQIIRTLRIQSVQPRVPKNGDVKQRALWMVCAVLGVFIICFVPHHLIDGPWTMAVLGLWRRGDCDLLQTLNDAHQVTLCLAGLNCILDPILYCFATKKFRRHLSGKFQMVTGRRKSSRSITETGLTMEL; encoded by the coding sequence ATGGAAAATCTAACAATGGCGGTTAATGACAGCGTGTGTACTGTGGACTCCGAGTTCAGATACACCCTCTTCACAGTATTCTACAGCCTGGTCTTCATTGTGGGGCTGGTGGCCAACTGCTACGTGCTCTGGTTATTCACCCATGTGTATAAAATGAAGAGAATGAGCGCAATCAAGATCTATATGATCAACCTGACTGTAGCTGACCTTCTCTTCATTATGACTCTACCACTGTGGATTATCTATTACAACCAGAACGGGGACTGGACCCTAAACCCGTTCCTCTGCAATCTATCTGGCTCCCTCTTCTTCGTCAACACCTACTGCTCCATAGCCTTCTTAGCAGTGATCAGCTTCAACCGTTACCAGGCTGTGACCAAACCCCTGGAGACTGCTCAATCAAGCCTGCGGAGGTGTGGGGTGATGATCTCAGTGGTCATCTGGGTCATCATTGGGGCTAGTGCAAGCCCATATCTCTTCATGGATGGCCTGAACAAAGTCAATAACAAGACGCGTTGCTTTGAGGGCTACAAACCCGAAGACACCAACTCCAACCGAGTGGTGGCCATTACCCATTTACTCATTGTTGCCTGCTTCTTCCTGGTTTTCATCCTCATCCTTGTGTGCAACCTGCAGATCATAAGGACCCTCCGCATTCAGTCCGTGCAGCCGCGAGTTCCCAAAAACGGGGACGTCAAACAGCGGGCCCTGTGGATGGTGTGCGCCGTGCTGGGGGTGTTTATCATCTGCTTCGTCCCCCACCACTTGATCGATGGTCCCTGGACCATGGCGGTCTTGGGACTCTGGAGGAGAGGGGACTGTGATCTCCTGCAGACCCTCAACGATGCCCATCAGGTCACCCTCTGCCTGGCGGGCCTCAACTGCATCCTCGACCCCATCCTCTACTGCTTTGCAACCAAGAAGTTCCGTCGGCATCTCTCAGGCAAGTTTCAGATGGTAACGGGCAGAAGAAAGAGTTCCAGGAGCATTACAGAGACTGGCCTGACAATGGAGTTATAG
- the LOC117413085 gene encoding sialic acid-binding Ig-like lectin 7, which yields MERTRIYQFLLFFLILEQGAPTPESNPLNIVGMKTRQVTLYCESLLPNSPHGNNQCWYYKGSRIFCGGSPVPSRFDGRLNQDGSCNLVISNLVEEDSGLYTYVSSSGYFGDVILNVTNVPMVTNFLPYIEGVRGRSVILPCLNYPSEQPLLQRQNCWYHETTAIYCFSSPQSNTSMFISRLSASNDNNLEISELQMSDTGRFTCFLSQSNYGKLKLTVKDVPVSKPVITKTISDSSIRAGTPISLSCKSAFGSWPISYNWYKLNSQTGGYEHFASGGTLTLNPAEVKNTGLYKCKASNQVNGVTVQESADSELTVQSPITNISILAIPKQLFVFEGQTLTLRCQVDSGSPPINWIWYRYTEDREQPDSEFRHQQQELKLTHTEQSSVYSCKANNTCLGQVITLNSTKMKAFIVPRPVAHAVSYSSLALSLCALIALVVIVVLLLRRKPTPPPSPPKKNTAALQPIAHQRQNVKQNVRGNAKANEYQDSHQDNQKDFYCPLSHNTCTGEDVYDELI from the exons ATGGAGAGGACCAGAATTTACCAGTTTCTTCTCTTCTTTCTGATTCTTGAACAAG GTGCACCGACCCCTGAGAGTAACCCTCTGAACATTGTCGGGATGAAAACCAGGCAGGTCACCCTTTACTGTGAGAGCCTGCTGCCCAATTCACCTCATGGGAACAATCAGTGCTGGTATTACAAAGGCAGTCGGATTTTCTGTGGTGGTAGTCCAGTGCCTAGTAGATTTGACGGTCGTCTAAACCAGGACGGTTCTTGCAACCTGGTTATTTCAAACCTTGTGGAAGAAGATTCAGGACTCTATACTTACGTATCATCTTCTGGCTATTTCGGGGATGTGATTCTCAATGTAACCAATG tgcctATGGTGACAAATTTTCTGCCCTATATTGAGGGTGTAAGAGGAAGGTCGGTTATCCTACCCTGCCTCAACTACCCCTCTGAGCAGCCATTATTGCAAAGACAGAACTGCTGGTACCATGAAACTACTGCCATTTACTGTTTTTCCAGTCCTCAGTCTAACACAAGCATGTTCATATCTCGTCTGAGTGCATCCAATGACAATAATCTGGAAATCTCTGAATTACAAATGTCAGATACTGGGCGATTCACTTGTTTCCTCAGCCAGTCTAATTATGGGAAGTTGAAGCTGACTGTGAAAGATG TTCCAGTTTCCAAGCCAGTCATAACCAAGACCATCTCTGACTCCAGTATTAGAGCTGGGACTCCCATCTCCCTGAGCTGTAAGTCTGCTTTTGGGTCCTGGCCCATCTCCTACAACTGGTACAAGCTGAACTCGCAGACTGGCGGATATGAACACTTTGCATCTGGGGGCACGCTGACTTTGAACCCAGCAGAGGTGAAGAACACCGGGCTGTATAAATGCAAAGCATCCAACCAGGTTAATGGTGTGACTGTGCAGGAGAGTGCAGACTCAGAGCTGACAGTGCAAA GCCCTATTACTAATATCTCCATCCTGGCCATCCCCAAGCAGCTGTTTGTCTTTGAAGGACAGACTCTTACTCTACGATGTCAGGTAGATTCTGGTTCCCCGCCCATCAACTGGATCTGGTACCGATACACAGAGGATAGAGAGCAACCGGACTCCGAGTTCAGACACCAGCAGCAGGAGCTGAAACTGACACACACGGAGCAGAGCAGTGTGTACAGCTGCAAAGCCAACAACACCTGCCTGGGACAAGTTATAACCTTAAATAGCACAAAAATGAAGGCCTTTATTGTACCCAGACCTG TGGCACATGCAGTATCCTATTCGAGTCTGGCTTTATCCTTGTGTGCCCTGATCGCCCTGGTTGTAATTGTAGTCCTGCTTCTGAGGAGGAAGCCCACACCTCCACCAAGCCCACCCAAAAAAA ACACAGCAGCGCTCCAGCCAATAGCACATCAGCGACAAAATGTAAA ACAAAATGTGAGAGGGAATGCTAAAGCGAATGAGTACCAGGACAGTCACCAGGACAATCAAAAGGACTTCTACTGTCCTCTCTCACACAACACCTGTACAGGAGAAGACGTGTACGACGAACTGATATAA